From Anaerococcus urinomassiliensis:
TCCTTTAAGGCTCTAGTGTTTGATAAGGAATTAATAAAGCCATGTTTCTTTGAAAAGTTATCATAGACCTCATTTAACTTTGCTTGTGACTCTTCTATTTCTTCGTCTGAAAAATCGTCCTTTTGCTTTTCTATTACATCTTTTAAAGCATTCATTACATCAAGATAATCTTTTATCTTTTCTTTATTTTTATCTGATATATTCTGCTTAATTAATACTGAGTTTTCTCTTAGGTAGACTTCTTCATCAATGATGGTATAGGAAAAATTCTTAACATCATCTGTTGCTGGAAGACTTAATTCTTCATCTTCCAATAGCTCGACTTCTTCATATTTTGAATTTGAAGATATTTCCTTACTTGCAAGATCCATTAAATCCTTTAGATTTTCGTCTTCTTTTTCATCACAAGTAATTGTATTTCCAAATCTTCCAGATACTTCTTTCATATCCCCTAATACCATTTGAGGATTATCTACAAAGTATTTATTATAGGTCAAACCCTTTTTATCAGTTGATAGGTGTATCCAATCATCATCTCTTTCTATAACTGAATCTCTCTTCTTTAAGAAAATAATATCTGAAGTAACTTCTGTACCAGCAAGTCCTTTAAATGTTGTATTAGGTAGCCTCATAGCTCCTAAAAATTCACATCTTGCATTAATATATTTTCTAACAGATTCATCTTTTTTATCCATAGTTCCAGATGAAGTTATGAAGGCGATAATTCCTCCATTTCTTACCTTATCTATTGACTTTGCAAAAAAATAATCGTGAATCAGAAAGTTATTTCTGTTATATTCACGATCGTTAACTTTAAAATCTCCAAAGGGAACATTCCCAATTACTAAATCAAAGAAATTGTTTGAGAAGTTTGTTTCTTCAAAGCCTTTAATTTGAATGTTAGCTTCAGGATAAAGTTCTTTTACTATTCTTCCGCTTAGACTATCTTTTTCTACTCCATAGACTTTAGAGTTTCGTATTTCACTTGGCATATTACCAATGAAATTACCAACTCCTGCAGACGGTTCAAGGATATTCCCAGTCTTGAATCCCATATCTGTTAGAATCTTATATATTCCATCCATTACCTCTCTAGGTGTATAAAATGATGTTAGAGTAGACTCTTTAGCATTCAAATACTCTTCATTTGTTAGATTTTCTTTTAAAATATTTCTTGATTCTAGCCATTGACCTCCTTTTTCTTCATCAAAAACATCGGAAAGACCTCCCCAACCTAAATAGTCAGCAAGATAGGCTTGTTCATATTCTCTTGGACTCCTATTTTCATTTTCAAGTCTTTTGAGCATTTTAATAGCTTTGATATTTTTATCTAGTCTTTCTGATGGTGTAAGGTATTCTGAGTAGATATGATTTTTTAAGTCATAATTTCTAGCAAAACTTAGCCTTTCCTTATTAGGTTCATAGCCTAGATTTTTTAAATCCTCTTTACCCCTCAATAAGTTTTCGGCTGCTTCCCTAGGCACATTGTATCTATCCATCATTTGGTCAATTTCTGGATTGTAGTTATCAATAAAGCTTTCTTGTTCTACTTGTCTTTCAATTTGTTTTTCATGCTCAGATAATTTGTATATCTCATAATTTCCACTATCTAAAAGGTCATCAATCTTTCTACTTTCTTCAAATGTTTCACCCTTATATAAGGGGATTTCTTCCCCATTAACTTCCACCTTAGTTCCTGTTTCAATTAAGTTAATTCCATCAAAGATATCCTCATCTTCTAAAATAAATTCCTTACCAACCTTTACTGCTAGTTTTTCTGATGTTTGACTTAGATTTTCAAAGATTTCTTCAAGGTATGAATCGTTTCTATATGGAATTACTTCCGAACCCCTAATCATGCCTCCCATATATTCCATATTATCTCTGATAGTGACAGTTTTAAGTCCTCCACTTAGTTCATCAAAATCTGTAATAGTAAAGTCCTTATCTTTATATCTAACCTGATCACCTATCTTAAATTTAGGTTCTATCTTTTCCTTAATTTCTTCTTGTGAAGCTTTTTCCTCACTTAGTGCAACTTGTTCTTCTAAATATGAAAATTCACGCTCATTTACTTCTTCACCATCACCAAGGTCAATCCTATAATGCTCTACAACTTCGCCGTCTACATAGTGGTCAAAATAGAATTTGAAATATCCGATATAATCATCAGTCATTTCTCCAAATTCATTTTCTCCATAAGTTTGATTATGGTCTTTAACATCAATATCCTTTTGTCTTAGGACATTTATTAATTCTTTGGTTACTATCTGCCCACTATAATCGGGAACTAATTCGTGGTTTTCATTAAATTCTATAATCCAATAATCTTTTCTATTTTCAGTGTTTTTGCCATCAAAAAAAGAAGCTTCATCAGCTTCCTTTTCTTGGCTTATTTCATTTTCTAAGCTTCCACGTATTCCTTGATTGCCATCTTTTTCACTGTTGCCATCAAGTTGTTCATCTGTCCTTGGTATTCCTCTGGATTCTCTCTCATTATCTTCTCTGTCAATCCTTGAGCTTTCATCATTTTGACTTTCTCTCTCTTGATAAAGTCCACTGCCTGATTCTGAATTTCCTTCAGATGATTCAAAAGTGTTTTCTCCTCGTACATTTTCTGAAGTTTCTTCCAGTTCTCCATGTCCTCGCTCCCTACTAGGTAAGACAGTCTTAGAACTGCGTATGTTGGATTCGGAAATTTCTCCATAAATTCCAGATCCTTCTCCATCATGTCCAAGGTTTTCTCTTCGATCTTCATCGCTATTTCTTCTGTCGCTTCCATCTGTGAAAACTCGTCCATCTCTAATTCTTGACCTATCATCTCGTCTATATAAATCATTTTGACCTCCTCTATCTTCATTTATATTTTCTATATCTCTATTATAGTCGGCAGCGGCTCTTTCTGTCAGCAGCCTAGCTCGATCCATTTCCTTAGATTTTTCTATTGTGCTATCTATAATATCTTCACTAACCCTTGATATTACAAGACCTATCTGTTCTAAAGAAATTGTATTAATCCTAGAAAAATTATTTTTTAAATTTTCCATATCCATAGGGTAGACTGTATTAAACCTATTAGCTACTGCACAGGATATTGAGTCCCTCATAAACTTTTCAAAGCTAAGTCTATCCTCTATATCTATTCTCAAATCAGCAAGAGCCAAGTTAATGTATTCATCTCCATAAATTCGACTTAAAGAAAATATATTTTCATTAAGTGAATCACTCGCTTCAAATGAAGAAGCATTTATTATTTCTTTTAAAGCCTCATTATGGTTTTCGTGATCAAACTGCCATAAGCTAACCCCATTAATATTCCTATCCATTGATGTGGTCTGACTAATATCAAAAATGTATGAAACTCTTTGATTTATATCACTTCCAACTAAAATTGGAATACCCTTCTCTCCTCTCATAACAACTCTGCCAAAATATTTCTTCCACATATCAAAAGTCGCACAAGCTCTAGCTTCAGGTTCTTTGTTGTATATACTTAGTTGGCTGAAAAAATCATATTTCTGATTATTGCCTATAACCTTTAAGAGTTTTAAATATTCTTTTTCATCTTGCAAAACTTCATACTTTATAGCTTCTTGTATATTCTTAAAATCATTTACTTGCATTTCCTACCTCCTTTTTAGTGCAATAAAAAAGACGATAGATTATTACTTCTACCGTCTTATTACAGTTACTCATTAAATAAATTTTGTTAAATCTAAATGACTATACTTTCTACTTTCTTTTATAGGTGGAGTATCATATACATAATTAATGAATTGATTCCATGATAACATCTTTGTGTTTTCAAAGACTTCATTTATAACTTCAATTTCGCTAACCTCTAAGCCGTCATAGTGTATTAATTCTTTATCATGTTTAGGTCTTACTATATATTTAATAGTACCAAAATTTGAAAATGTACTTTGAATACTAACTGTCTTATCTTCATCAGCCTCATCAAGCACATCGGATACGTATGGACCATAATGATCGAAATACCATGAAATTTCCGTCATTTGCTTCCCATATTTTTTTGTATATTCCCAATCTATTAAATAGACTAATTTGGTTATTCTCGTTTTTGTTAAATCATCTCCGTAAGGATAATTCTTAACAATATATAGTAAAACATTTCTTAATTTAGTTTTCATAAGACTCATCCTCCTTCAACTTATTACTTATTTCCAGTATCGTAATTAAATGTGGTATTACTAGTTTTTCTAGTTTAAAATTAATTTCTTCAGCTTCAATGTTAAATCTCGAATTCATAGTTTCAATCACTAGAACCCCAACATTTTCCATTCCAGTTCCAGTTATTATCCTTGTAAAGTAGCATCTACTCTTCATATTTAAACTTTTTATACTTTTTTTACTCATACCAGTTTCTTGATTAACCACTCTAACATATCCGTTAATATTTGTTTCTGAGTCAGGGAGTTCTTGTCTATGAAAATATGGCTTTCCATTTCTATTTCCAACACATTTAAATATATATCCTTTATTACCATATTCTCTTCCACTTTTTTCAATATATAGAGGATTTTCGCTATATCTACCAATAATTTTAAAATCATCTTTTTTCATTACATATAAAGATATTCTATCACTATTTTTAAGCTCCATATATTTTGACACAACTCTTAAAAAATCATCTGGTACACTTTCCAATATATCCCCTAGGTTTACAGCTATATCAGTAAGTTTATTTATCTCTTCCTTATACTTTTTCTCTTTTTCTCTATATTTTTTCTCATTAGTATTTATTTCAATAAGTTCCTTTATCTCAAAAAATTCGTTTATTGTAAATAATACTATAAGACTTGCAATACTAATTCCAATATGCTTATTGAATATTTCTAGACAATACGGGTGCATCAGTGCAAAAGGAATTATAAAAAGAATCAACTTAAAAGATGATTTTATTTTATTGTCTTTTACATATCCCCACCACAATAATAATTTAGATTTTAATGAGTTTTCTTCTTTTTTATCCAGCACCAACTTACCTCTTAATGTTATTTACTACAATTATACCATATATTTGCATTAAATAATCATATTTACTTCGTCTATAATAACCATTAAGACATCAACCACAATAGAGTTGCCGGCCTGCTTATATAATTTACTTGATGTGCAATTTTTTCTTCTTGGATGTACTTTCTCTAATTTGTCTATATCACTATCATTAAAACCCATGAGTCTTAAACATTCTCTTTCTGTTAAATACCTATATTTTCCATTCCCTATATCGATTATTCCAGAATTAGGAACTCTCATCTGTTTTGTGGAAATAGTATAAGAAAAATCTTTAATCACTTTTAGTCGCCCTCTAAAACTGTTATCTATACCTTTATTTAAAAATTTCAGCATATAAGGTTGGG
This genomic window contains:
- a CDS encoding Panacea domain-containing protein, whose protein sequence is MKTKLRNVLLYIVKNYPYGDDLTKTRITKLVYLIDWEYTKKYGKQMTEISWYFDHYGPYVSDVLDEADEDKTVSIQSTFSNFGTIKYIVRPKHDKELIHYDGLEVSEIEVINEVFENTKMLSWNQFINYVYDTPPIKESRKYSHLDLTKFI